One segment of Vulpes lagopus strain Blue_001 chromosome 8, ASM1834538v1, whole genome shotgun sequence DNA contains the following:
- the LOC121498114 gene encoding dimethyladenosine transferase 2, mitochondrial-like, which produces MSVPAAGLPPRLALSALAGAGRFCVLGPGAARRTGVCPGHRRALSDLHPQPVPTQGFKDSPSWFPRCRSEPRSYITSPKLATTLAHILENERKTADRLLLECNPGPGILTQALLKSKAKVIALESNRTFLPHLQSLRKKVDGELEVIYCDFFKMDPRNFGIVKPPIMISETLFQHLGIAAVPWSEDIPLRVVGIFPAKNEKKILWKLLYDLYSSTSVYSYGRVQLNMFITEREYEKLVASPETPHLYQVLSVLWQVACD; this is translated from the coding sequence TGGCCGGCGCGGGGCGCTTTTGCGTTCTGGGGCCGGGAGCGGCGAGGCGGACGGGCGTGTGCCCCGGGCACCGCCGGGCCCTGTCTGACCTCCACCCGCAGCCGGTGCCCACGCAGGGCTTCAAGGACTCACCGTCCTGGTTCCCCAGATGCCGCTCAGAGCCCAGGAGCTACATCACCAGTCCGAAACTGGCCACGACCTTGGCGCATATCCTGGAGAACGAAAGGAAAACCGCCGACAGGCTCCTGCTGGAGTGCaatccaggtcctgggattcTGACTCAAGCATTACTTAAAAGCAAGGCCAAAGTGATTGCCCTTGAAAGTAACAGAACTTTTCTTCCACATTTGCAGTCCCTGCGAAAAAAGGTGGATGGAGAACTAGAAGTGATCTACTGTGACTTCTTTAAAATGGATCCTAGAAATTTTGGAATAGTAAAACCACCCATTATGATTTCAGAAACACTTTTTCAGCATTTGGGAATAGCAGCAGTTCCTTGGTCAGAAGATATTCCACTAAGAGTAGTTGGAATTTTCCcagcaaaaaatgagaaaaagatactTTGGAAACTTTTATATGACCTATATTCTTCAACTTCTGTATATAGTTATGGACGAGTACAACTAAATATGTTTATTACTGAAAGGGAATATGAGAAACTGGTGGCAAGTCCTGAAACTCCACACTTGTATCAAGTATTAAGTGTGCTCTGGCAAGTAGCCTGTGATTAA